One segment of Thermosynechococcus sp. HN-54 DNA contains the following:
- a CDS encoding ribonuclease catalytic domain-containing protein: protein MEKGTLIEFRVNNQRRLAVIDRPEGKKHWIAIDQHLQAHTVHPRQLTFTVPEERFRPQEIPTFWQQVQPLLDAESLEVAWEIIREENRTITPADLAELLFSERSAVACYAAYYLLSEDRFYFKLKGEAYEPRPAAQVAELKHQSEREAQRLAEEASFREHVAQALRGEAVVWSASDRKRLEQLERYAIAIEPSAQHQAAIDLLSELKRPTQPLGAFQLLVDLGLWSEHENLFLRRSQIDVEFSAKVLAVAHERLTSPPTDIDAPLRRDLTHLKVYTIDDESTQEIDDGLSLEIVGDRQKLWIHIADPTRWVMVDDVLDQEARRRATTVYLPTGMIPMFPTELATGPMSLVAGQTCCALSFGILLAENGEVLEYEICPSWIRPTYRLSYDDVDMILEQGVTGEADLLAIAQWGQRRSEWRQQRGAIRINIPEPNIKVAGEEVEISPLHDSPARQLVAEMMILAGEVAAHFGTREGIPLPFRSQSPPELPPEEELLQLPAGIVRDCAIRRCMPRSEMSTQASPHASLGLDAYCQVTSPIRRYTDLLAHRQIKAHLRGETPPLTPEQLNEILLGLMSSVQESSLVERQTNRYWCLEYLRRHREEVWRGILLRWLRPEEGLGLVLLEDLGVELAMRFQRQAKLGESVLVRVSRVDPRGDQIWLEEVPSDSVTSTETVALSST, encoded by the coding sequence CTGACCTTTACGGTGCCGGAGGAGCGGTTTCGTCCCCAAGAGATTCCGACATTTTGGCAGCAGGTGCAGCCCCTCTTGGATGCGGAGAGTTTAGAGGTGGCTTGGGAAATTATCCGTGAGGAAAACCGCACGATTACACCGGCAGATTTAGCGGAACTGCTTTTTTCGGAGCGATCGGCGGTGGCCTGCTATGCTGCCTACTACCTCCTCAGTGAGGATCGCTTCTATTTCAAGCTCAAGGGGGAAGCCTACGAACCTCGGCCGGCAGCTCAAGTGGCGGAACTCAAACACCAAAGTGAGCGGGAAGCCCAACGCTTGGCGGAGGAAGCCAGCTTTCGGGAACATGTGGCGCAAGCCCTCAGGGGCGAAGCAGTGGTGTGGTCGGCGAGCGATCGCAAGCGCCTCGAGCAATTAGAACGTTATGCTATAGCCATTGAACCGAGTGCCCAACACCAAGCTGCTATTGATCTGCTCAGTGAATTGAAGCGTCCCACCCAACCCCTTGGGGCGTTCCAACTGCTGGTGGATCTTGGCCTTTGGTCAGAGCACGAAAATCTGTTCCTGCGCCGTAGTCAAATTGACGTTGAATTCTCTGCCAAGGTACTTGCTGTGGCCCATGAACGCCTCACTTCACCCCCCACGGACATTGACGCTCCCCTGCGCCGCGATCTCACCCATCTAAAGGTCTATACGATTGACGACGAAAGTACCCAAGAAATTGACGATGGCCTTAGCCTCGAAATCGTGGGCGATCGCCAAAAGCTGTGGATTCACATTGCCGATCCTACCCGCTGGGTGATGGTGGATGATGTCTTGGATCAGGAAGCTCGCCGCCGCGCCACAACCGTTTATTTACCCACGGGCATGATTCCCATGTTTCCCACGGAATTGGCCACAGGTCCGATGAGCTTGGTTGCGGGACAAACCTGTTGTGCCCTGAGTTTTGGCATCCTTTTGGCTGAGAACGGCGAAGTGCTCGAGTACGAAATCTGCCCTAGTTGGATCCGCCCCACCTATCGCCTCAGCTATGACGATGTGGACATGATTTTGGAACAGGGGGTCACCGGCGAAGCAGATCTACTGGCGATCGCCCAATGGGGACAGCGGCGCAGTGAGTGGCGACAGCAACGGGGAGCCATTCGCATTAACATTCCTGAACCTAATATTAAAGTAGCTGGAGAAGAGGTGGAAATCTCGCCCCTCCATGACTCACCCGCCCGCCAACTGGTGGCAGAAATGATGATCCTTGCCGGTGAAGTGGCCGCCCATTTTGGCACCCGTGAGGGAATCCCCTTGCCCTTTCGTAGTCAATCGCCACCAGAACTGCCCCCAGAAGAAGAATTATTGCAATTGCCGGCGGGTATTGTCCGTGACTGTGCCATTCGCCGCTGTATGCCCCGCAGTGAGATGAGTACCCAAGCCAGCCCCCATGCCAGTCTGGGTCTTGATGCCTACTGTCAGGTGACCTCCCCGATTCGCCGCTACACAGATCTATTGGCACATCGTCAGATCAAAGCCCACCTGCGGGGGGAAACGCCGCCCCTGACCCCGGAACAACTCAATGAAATTTTATTGGGACTGATGTCTTCGGTTCAGGAGTCCTCGCTGGTAGAGCGGCAAACCAATCGTTATTGGTGCTTGGAGTACTTGCGGCGGCATCGCGAAGAGGTGTGGCGGGGCATTTTGTTGCGTTGGTTGCGTCCTGAGGAGGGACTGGGGCTAGTACTGTTGGAAGATTTGGGCGTGGAACTGGCCATGCGCTTTCAACGGCAGGCAAAGCTGGGAGAATCGGTGCTGGTGCGGGTGAGTCGGGTTGATCCTCGCGGTGATCAAATTTGGCTGGAGGAGGTGCCCAGCGATTCAGTGACATCAACAGAAACCGTTGCTTTGTCTTCAACGTGA
- a CDS encoding YkgJ family cysteine cluster protein: MRKWQCMQGCGACCYLELSDRSEVPTILNEEEFALYQSLIGADGWCIHFDPLSRRCRIYKNRPRFCRVTPEVFEDLYGVTPEELDEFAIQCCCEHISDRYGEQSWELLRYEYLVAQGVDPQQGEEAP; encoded by the coding sequence ATGCGAAAATGGCAATGTATGCAGGGGTGTGGTGCCTGCTGTTACCTTGAGTTGAGCGATCGCTCAGAAGTGCCGACCATTCTCAATGAGGAAGAATTTGCCCTCTATCAATCCCTCATTGGTGCCGATGGCTGGTGTATTCACTTTGACCCCCTGAGCCGCCGCTGCCGTATCTATAAAAATCGTCCCCGCTTTTGCCGCGTCACTCCAGAAGTGTTTGAGGATTTGTACGGTGTGACGCCTGAGGAGCTGGATGAGTTTGCCATTCAGTGCTGCTGTGAACACATTAGCGATCGCTACGGAGAGCAGAGCTGGGAACTACTGCGCTATGAATATCTCGTGGCTCAGGGCGTAGATCCCCAACAGGGGGAGGAGGCTCCCTAG